The DNA window GATGTTAATTAATTTTTATTCCCATATGGAAAAACAGTACCGTGAGCACCTTAACCTGATAAATGAAGTGTTTATAAGATATTTAGCGGGAAAAAATGGTTTGATATTGCCCATAAATTGGAAATAATAAAAAATTTAAGACAGGGTTTTAACCCTGTCTTAAATACTTATCTGTCTTCGTCTAGCAAATATAATCTATTATCCTCCAGCTGGTACATTAAGGGCGCCACTAATATTTTAGGATATCTATCGCGCAACCTTTTGGTTTCAGTTTGTAAAAAATCTAGTTCGTTGCAAATTTCGTAATGGGGTGCAAAATGTTTATAGTGATCTACTGCTGCTTGGTATTCCCAACCAGCCGCCACCAGTCCATTGACAAATTTTTCTTCCTTGGCAGCCAAATTAACCATGCCACAGTAGTTGTGACCTATTAAGGCAATGGCCTTTACCCCACCGACGGCCACCGCATATGAAACGCAAAATTCTAAGTTGCGCAGGTTGCCGCCACCACTTCTGAGAACATAGGCAAAGTTTTCGGGGATGCGTAAGCTTTTACGGTTATCCATACACATTCCAACAACAATTTTGGCATGATCTACTTTTTCAAAAGGTTTGTTAAGGTTCTGGTATTCTAATAATTCAGCTATAGGCGTATTTTGATATTTACTGTAAATATCTGACTTGTTATTAACACTAATAAGTGTTGTCATTTCAGCATCCGCCTTTCGTTATTTAGTAAGCTAGGGCGTTATCTCTATCTTAGCTGTAAAGGCCCTTTGGTATACCTGAATTAAGGTAGTAGGGCCGGGATACCCAATAACGGCCAGATTGTTAGGGCAAATAACCCAATCATCGCCACCGCAATAATGGTAAATGGAATACCCGTAGTAAAGAATTCTCCAGTGGTGAACTGCTTAGATTGATAAGCAATGGCGTTTGGCGCTGCTCCCACCAG is part of the Peptococcaceae bacterium 1198_IL3148 genome and encodes:
- a CDS encoding carbonic anhydrase, yielding MTTLISVNNKSDIYSKYQNTPIAELLEYQNLNKPFEKVDHAKIVVGMCMDNRKSLRIPENFAYVLRSGGGNLRNLEFCVSYAVAVGGVKAIALIGHNYCGMVNLAAKEEKFVNGLVAAGWEYQAAVDHYKHFAPHYEICNELDFLQTETKRLRDRYPKILVAPLMYQLEDNRLYLLDEDR